From the genome of Simkaniaceae bacterium, one region includes:
- a CDS encoding histone gives MALQQTIDQMKQYLSCINNDIEKAVKGNKAASQRVRTNSIRLEKVGKLYRRESIKWEKSGGAKEVKTKVTDKPASATKAKAKTKAKAVAPKAKVAPKVQAAAKKKAPVKKRATRTKTAKKTTSRKKTSRRR, from the coding sequence ATGGCACTACAACAGACGATTGATCAGATGAAGCAATATTTATCATGCATCAATAACGATATTGAAAAGGCAGTTAAAGGGAACAAAGCGGCTTCTCAACGCGTTCGCACTAACTCTATCCGTTTAGAAAAAGTTGGAAAACTTTATAGAAGAGAATCAATTAAATGGGAAAAATCAGGCGGAGCAAAAGAGGTTAAAACGAAAGTGACTGATAAACCGGCGTCTGCAACAAAAGCAAAAGCAAAAACTAAAGCGAAAGCAGTTGCTCCAAAGGCAAAAGTTGCACCAAAAGTTCAAGCGGCAGCTAAGAAAAAAGCACCCGTCAAAAAGAGGGCAACACGCACAAAAACAGCTAAAAAAACAACTTCTAGAAAAAAGACATCTAGAAGACGTTAA
- a CDS encoding filamentous hemagglutinin N-terminal domain-containing protein: MKKQLSLLILSCSALWGNPSIPQVMHGHAVFKNNGAELIVNADHNSIIHWENFSIGPGETARFCLPDHHSSLLNRVVGHHKSVIDGVLQSNGNVFLINPQGIVISKSGVIDVGGFFASTLDMPNQMFLEGKQMLLSGESKAAIINQGQVKARNKDITFVAMQIDNQGSLSAPKGSVNCGAGMEVYFQPDASQRIYVKKKIHVEEDEKLDCGFSHAGVVEAVQHQVSVDGNVYALAMNLSGNTEVISIDELDSMIFCDAGDGRIVIEGNMKAHHRDGKGGEIHLFGNKMEAHHATIDVSGEKGDGLIQMGRDYENRFDVQKARAIWLDRDSHLIADAKSNGNGGSIYLWGNEYCVNDARVSARGGSDGGDGGFYEISSFSHPIPRGKTDLSAPNGVAGTVCIDPSNVTITNTGNIVPTRSTPDGTEFVFNSASVELDPDQIQSLLDSANVIIDTSITNTPYGEQGNITLGIDYIYIGSNTLTMRADNNIHIASPIRTQADIVMEAQNNITMDLTIPTFNYVISDEGDISLTANNTLLIDAATSSGGYEQFGLFATLGNINIATDDLMLTTPNNQDVQISAKGDININPITDNGYIHIASGITLSAAPGETGEAYVITSDGDINIGNQKAFQAVELNPLEADAYISNESTGGHVNITSESIVLNGGASSQAARSWIATIDGQMILTGNLEMYGGSGDQDVSVFIEPLNAGLLIIQGTSHILQGGTSTDVGYATLGNKGLIQIVGSISLTGGASGGDNSVVIATSQNPGAINFSNGAVTLQGGGSVTSTSGAYIVTDSDDSPITFDANTSALNITAGSSGSNNAKAYIQTTGNNSLIGGRLGSITLTAGNASDAYITTLGSNAPISFSGTGEMALYGAATGSGKAYLSVQGSGSMTVEKPGDITLTSEANAQAYLSTNNGNITITTSGDLILNGSEGSGAASRPTYILSHGSQSIAATNFYLSAMGTGTGNQDVYLQTTGDSHPLTLTGTSVELIGGDGGQTSSYIKTLGNNSDITINAGLSVTGGIGADSVAEIIAEGNSDISIQYTALPAQSVNLVGGSGTVSYADISILGDGALSIDVSGDVQLTGGTVTTGKNADAYIDVGGAITISTSGNVNINGGSGTGSNLAYIMSSNANGDISLNADTLTIQGGSGTLSDASLKTSGTGADIKVRAGCNILGGTGTSSSAEITTEVSGNIDIEAFGKDQHLTITGGTGTTSSAGISTQVEGNIRANAGGDFQFTTLGTNNGQQVFVTSRGVTEISAHQGDIYISSGNSYSDISSYNYMILNAFTNNIFIRDGNYVKINTGGSGYMQLNAGVSVYLEGNSYLQTPSNIPITVICDSLFPVPYEYGSGGFHSAPDTSVSCSNAPLKIYTAQFTSNSIQGLLNGVRFSGSKGIEDANDREFVYYPYGRYAPPYTVYYKFTELKGQVVFNILNTAVSQLFYQIDEEPLSYQAMTLWDVFNFRSAFSLNEENNNEVLKRQRGRLTQPTARDVIIAQTH, translated from the coding sequence ATGAAAAAGCAGTTGAGTTTGCTCATTTTAAGTTGCAGTGCTCTCTGGGGGAATCCCTCAATACCCCAAGTGATGCACGGCCATGCCGTTTTTAAAAATAATGGAGCTGAGCTCATTGTCAATGCCGATCACAATAGCATTATTCATTGGGAAAATTTTTCTATTGGGCCCGGAGAAACGGCGCGATTCTGTTTGCCCGATCACCATTCATCTCTTTTAAATCGGGTGGTGGGCCATCACAAAAGCGTAATTGACGGCGTTTTGCAATCAAACGGGAATGTATTCCTCATCAATCCTCAAGGGATTGTTATTTCCAAAAGCGGGGTGATTGATGTAGGAGGTTTTTTCGCCTCCACCCTCGATATGCCCAATCAAATGTTTTTAGAGGGAAAACAGATGCTGCTCAGTGGCGAGTCAAAAGCGGCGATCATCAATCAGGGCCAAGTTAAAGCTAGAAATAAAGATATTACATTCGTTGCCATGCAAATTGATAATCAAGGATCTCTGTCGGCTCCTAAAGGGAGCGTGAATTGCGGAGCCGGCATGGAAGTTTATTTTCAACCCGATGCATCTCAACGCATCTATGTGAAAAAAAAGATCCATGTGGAAGAGGATGAAAAACTCGATTGCGGCTTTAGCCATGCGGGAGTTGTTGAAGCAGTTCAGCATCAAGTGAGTGTAGATGGCAATGTCTATGCACTTGCGATGAATTTATCCGGGAATACGGAAGTCATATCGATTGATGAGCTGGATAGCATGATTTTTTGTGATGCGGGTGACGGCCGCATTGTCATTGAAGGGAATATGAAGGCCCATCATAGGGATGGAAAGGGAGGAGAAATCCATCTTTTCGGCAATAAAATGGAAGCGCATCATGCGACCATTGACGTATCCGGTGAAAAGGGCGATGGCCTGATTCAAATGGGGCGAGACTATGAGAATCGCTTTGATGTCCAAAAAGCGCGTGCGATATGGCTTGATCGAGACTCCCATCTGATAGCCGATGCAAAGAGCAATGGCAATGGGGGGTCCATTTATTTATGGGGGAATGAATATTGCGTCAATGACGCGCGTGTTTCAGCCCGTGGAGGAAGCGACGGTGGGGATGGCGGTTTTTACGAGATTTCATCTTTTTCTCATCCCATTCCAAGGGGAAAAACAGATTTAAGCGCTCCTAATGGAGTTGCCGGCACCGTTTGCATTGATCCCAGCAATGTGACAATTACAAATACGGGGAATATCGTCCCAACACGATCGACACCGGATGGCACTGAATTTGTATTTAACTCAGCAAGTGTTGAACTTGACCCCGATCAAATCCAAAGTTTACTTGACTCGGCCAATGTGATCATCGATACGTCTATTACGAATACCCCCTATGGAGAGCAAGGCAATATTACATTAGGCATTGATTATATTTATATCGGATCGAATACGTTAACCATGCGAGCCGATAATAATATCCATATTGCCAGTCCGATTCGAACACAAGCCGATATCGTAATGGAGGCTCAAAATAATATTACAATGGATTTGACCATTCCAACATTTAATTATGTGATTTCAGATGAAGGGGATATCTCTTTGACGGCGAATAACACGTTATTGATTGATGCGGCCACTTCAAGTGGAGGATATGAGCAATTCGGATTATTTGCGACGCTCGGAAATATCAATATTGCAACAGATGATTTAATGCTGACAACTCCCAATAATCAGGATGTTCAGATCAGTGCTAAGGGCGATATCAATATCAACCCCATTACAGATAACGGGTATATACATATTGCATCGGGTATTACGTTGAGTGCAGCGCCCGGGGAGACCGGAGAAGCCTATGTTATCACCTCCGATGGAGATATTAACATCGGAAATCAAAAAGCATTTCAAGCCGTTGAGCTGAATCCGCTTGAAGCCGATGCGTATATCTCTAATGAATCAACCGGGGGGCATGTTAATATCACATCTGAATCCATTGTCCTTAATGGAGGAGCTTCATCACAGGCGGCTAGATCTTGGATAGCAACAATCGATGGTCAAATGATCCTAACGGGTAATTTAGAAATGTATGGGGGCTCGGGAGATCAGGATGTCTCCGTTTTTATTGAACCGTTGAATGCAGGTCTTCTGATTATTCAGGGGACATCACATATCCTACAAGGAGGGACAAGTACGGATGTCGGATATGCCACTCTTGGCAATAAGGGATTAATTCAAATCGTTGGATCCATTAGCCTTACCGGAGGGGCTAGTGGGGGGGATAATTCCGTAGTGATCGCAACAAGTCAAAATCCCGGTGCGATTAATTTTTCCAATGGCGCGGTGACTCTGCAGGGAGGGGGTAGCGTAACGAGTACTTCCGGTGCCTATATTGTCACAGATAGTGATGATTCACCGATTACGTTTGATGCAAATACAAGTGCATTGAATATAACGGCGGGCTCAAGTGGATCTAATAACGCAAAGGCCTATATTCAAACAACGGGAAATAATTCATTGATTGGCGGACGTTTAGGCAGTATCACGCTCACGGCGGGCAATGCTTCAGATGCTTATATTACGACACTGGGATCTAATGCGCCCATTTCATTTTCGGGAACGGGAGAGATGGCCCTTTATGGTGCGGCAACAGGAAGCGGTAAGGCCTATTTGAGTGTTCAAGGTTCAGGTTCTATGACTGTTGAAAAACCGGGGGATATCACGCTGACAAGTGAAGCCAATGCTCAAGCGTATCTTTCGACAAACAACGGCAATATTACGATAACTACAAGTGGGGACTTAATTTTAAACGGCTCGGAGGGAAGCGGTGCAGCATCACGTCCGACATATATTTTGAGTCATGGCTCTCAATCCATTGCAGCAACAAACTTTTATTTGTCGGCAATGGGAACCGGAACGGGAAATCAAGACGTTTATTTACAAACAACAGGGGATAGTCATCCCTTAACGCTCACCGGAACGAGCGTTGAATTAATAGGGGGGGATGGAGGACAAACATCTTCCTATATCAAAACACTTGGGAATAATAGCGATATTACAATCAATGCCGGTTTATCAGTCACCGGGGGAATCGGTGCAGATTCGGTAGCGGAAATCATTGCCGAAGGGAATTCGGATATTTCCATTCAATATACGGCATTACCTGCACAAAGTGTTAATTTAGTCGGTGGTTCGGGGACGGTATCCTATGCGGATATTTCCATTTTAGGTGATGGAGCTTTGAGTATTGATGTGAGTGGGGATGTCCAATTAACGGGAGGGACAGTCACAACGGGGAAAAATGCCGATGCCTACATCGATGTGGGAGGTGCGATTACGATTTCAACTTCAGGTAATGTCAACATCAACGGGGGCTCCGGAACGGGAAGTAATTTGGCCTATATTATGAGCTCAAACGCCAATGGAGATATTAGCCTTAATGCAGACACTTTGACCATCCAAGGGGGATCCGGAACGCTGTCTGACGCATCATTAAAGACAAGTGGAACCGGGGCTGATATTAAAGTGCGTGCAGGCTGCAATATATTAGGGGGAACCGGAACCTCTTCCAGTGCGGAAATAACGACGGAAGTGAGTGGAAACATCGATATCGAAGCTTTTGGCAAAGATCAGCATTTGACGATCACAGGGGGAACCGGCACCACTTCTTCTGCGGGCATCTCCACTCAAGTGGAAGGAAATATTCGAGCCAATGCCGGTGGAGATTTTCAATTTACAACGCTTGGCACCAATAATGGACAACAAGTTTTTGTCACTTCACGCGGCGTGACTGAAATCAGTGCACATCAAGGAGATATCTATATCAGCTCAGGAAATAGTTATTCGGATATTTCTTCTTACAATTATATGATTCTCAATGCCTTTACGAATAATATTTTTATCAGAGACGGAAACTATGTAAAAATTAACACCGGTGGCAGTGGATATATGCAATTAAATGCAGGTGTGAGTGTCTATTTAGAAGGCAATTCCTATTTGCAAACGCCTTCAAATATTCCTATTACCGTTATTTGCGATAGCCTATTTCCCGTTCCTTATGAGTACGGAAGTGGTGGATTTCATAGCGCTCCCGATACGAGCGTTTCATGTTCCAATGCCCCTCTTAAAATTTACACCGCGCAGTTTACAAGTAATTCCATTCAAGGACTACTCAACGGCGTGAGATTTTCGGGAAGTAAAGGGATCGAAGATGCCAATGATCGCGAGTTTGTTTATTACCCATATGGCAGATATGCGCCTCCCTATACCGTCTACTATAAATTTACGGAACTTAAGGGACAAGTGGTCTTCAATATCCTCAACACCGCGGTATCACAGCTCTTTTATCAAATTGATGAAGAACCGCTATCATATCAGGCTATGACGTTATGGGACGTCTTTAACTTCAGGAGCGCCTTTTCTTTAAATGAAGAGAATAACAATGAAGTGTTAAAGCGTCAAAGAGGGCGACTCACTCAGCCGACGGCTCGCGATGTGATCATCGCTCAAACCCATTGA
- the yajC gene encoding preprotein translocase subunit YajC: MYFLPFVADATQGAAEGKQNITQTIIMVVVALLFFYFILWRPEQKRRKNLEQKRTSLKKGDKVTAMGIVGTITKVNTDTVVISSCDETKIEVLKQAVTDIITPAQEAKATGSAEAESK, encoded by the coding sequence ATGTATTTTCTACCATTTGTTGCTGATGCAACTCAAGGCGCTGCAGAAGGCAAACAAAACATCACTCAAACCATCATCATGGTGGTTGTAGCTCTTTTATTCTTTTATTTTATCCTATGGAGACCGGAGCAAAAACGGAGAAAAAATCTTGAGCAAAAACGCACCTCCTTAAAGAAAGGGGATAAAGTTACGGCAATGGGTATTGTAGGGACGATCACAAAAGTCAATACGGATACGGTCGTGATTTCAAGCTGCGATGAAACTAAGATTGAAGTGCTCAAACAAGCCGTCACGGATATCATTACTCCGGCACAAGAAGCGAAAGCAACAGGGTCAGCAGAAGCCGAATCTAAGTAG
- a CDS encoding aminotransferase class IV produces MTRDLFVMINGQEVHSDNAVISIFDLGLTRGYGAFELLRTYGEKPFKLEKHIKRLNYSAQVLEIPFKISAEDIEKSVHCLLQKRSGKESVIRLVLTGGLSSQRLMPEDNPTLIIAVYSVEEMTPEVYRSGFKIMTTDTLRSLPEIKSTYYALAILAMKKAHREGFDDIVYYLPDGRVTESSTSNLFFIKDQTLYTPKEHLMKGITRDAIIELVSPFMQVKECDIHRDQLREFDEAFLTSSVKEIIPIAQIDGITYRSCDQKSQTRQIMKAYRDLVYHGLSSMGLSDDHIASRRLSESPSLTL; encoded by the coding sequence ATGACACGCGATCTGTTTGTGATGATTAATGGACAAGAAGTTCACTCAGACAATGCTGTGATCTCAATCTTTGATTTGGGGCTGACGCGCGGATATGGGGCCTTTGAGCTCCTTCGCACCTATGGAGAAAAGCCTTTTAAGCTGGAAAAACACATTAAGCGCTTAAACTATTCGGCGCAAGTTTTAGAAATTCCTTTTAAAATATCTGCTGAAGACATTGAAAAGAGCGTTCACTGTTTGCTCCAAAAACGTTCCGGAAAAGAATCTGTCATCCGATTGGTTTTAACGGGTGGCCTCTCCTCTCAGAGGCTCATGCCGGAAGATAATCCCACCTTAATTATCGCTGTCTATTCAGTGGAAGAAATGACACCTGAAGTCTACCGGAGTGGATTTAAAATCATGACAACGGACACGCTACGCAGTTTACCTGAAATCAAATCGACCTATTACGCCCTCGCCATTTTGGCCATGAAAAAAGCGCATCGAGAAGGCTTTGACGATATTGTCTATTATTTACCCGACGGGCGAGTCACCGAATCTTCAACAAGCAATCTATTCTTCATTAAAGACCAAACGCTTTATACACCCAAAGAACACTTGATGAAAGGAATCACGCGCGACGCCATTATCGAGTTAGTCTCGCCGTTTATGCAAGTCAAAGAATGCGATATCCATCGCGATCAGCTAAGGGAATTTGATGAAGCTTTTTTAACGAGCAGCGTCAAAGAAATCATTCCCATCGCTCAAATCGATGGCATCACTTACCGCTCATGCGATCAAAAGAGTCAAACGCGTCAAATCATGAAAGCCTACCGGGACCTCGTCTATCATGGACTTTCATCAATGGGTTTGAGCGATGATCACATCGCGAGCCGTCGGCTGAGTGAGTCGCCCTCTTTGACGCTTTAA
- the rlmD gene encoding 23S rRNA (uracil(1939)-C(5))-methyltransferase RlmD, translating into MRKIEGEVTETIESISSKGDGVCFLRGKYECHVSGTCENERVRLRVVGRRRKQFIGKLVELLDRSPQRCSAPCPHAAQCGGCRLQHLNYSDQLILKQKRLEKLFAPHRVQPIIPCDTPWRYRNKMEFTFSQDREGNRFLGLIEWGTKGRVMNLEACHICSEKTLDVLDAVKAWWDASDCPAFAATRGEGQLRTLTIRASRQTLAMQVMLTLSSRLHPADEKNLIEKLKPFSLSLFLNIQHTKKGESTRFELIHLLGEERFEEHFTVNFNGQSKLFRLMASPYSFLQPNTAQAEKIVQKALKLLDLRGDETILDLYSGVGTIGMGLSPFAKEIIAIEIVEQAAQDAKINHEINNVHNMVALDGDVETSLRSIHNQVDVIVVDPPRNGLGLVVIEQILALGPKKLLYISCNPQSQRQDLESLLPNYELIALQPIDQFPHTMHVENIALLIRTTSF; encoded by the coding sequence ATGCGAAAAATCGAAGGCGAAGTCACTGAAACAATTGAGAGCATCTCTTCAAAGGGGGATGGGGTATGCTTTTTGCGTGGAAAATATGAGTGCCACGTTTCCGGTACCTGTGAAAATGAGCGCGTCAGATTGCGCGTCGTGGGCCGGAGGCGCAAGCAGTTTATCGGCAAATTGGTTGAGCTTCTAGATAGATCTCCGCAGCGCTGCAGTGCGCCGTGTCCTCATGCCGCCCAATGTGGCGGATGCCGTTTACAGCACCTCAACTATTCAGATCAACTCATCCTCAAGCAAAAACGGCTTGAGAAGCTCTTTGCGCCGCATCGAGTGCAGCCAATCATTCCCTGTGACACGCCTTGGCGTTATCGCAACAAGATGGAGTTTACCTTTTCACAAGATCGAGAGGGCAATCGCTTTTTAGGGCTTATTGAATGGGGGACAAAAGGGCGGGTAATGAACCTCGAGGCATGTCATATTTGCTCTGAGAAGACGCTTGACGTTCTCGATGCGGTCAAGGCCTGGTGGGATGCGTCAGATTGCCCCGCTTTTGCTGCAACAAGAGGGGAAGGCCAGTTGCGCACGCTCACGATTCGGGCCTCCCGGCAAACGCTTGCAATGCAAGTGATGTTAACACTCTCCTCACGCCTTCATCCGGCAGATGAAAAGAATCTGATTGAAAAGCTCAAGCCCTTTTCTCTTTCTCTCTTTTTAAATATCCAACACACAAAAAAAGGTGAGTCTACCCGCTTTGAATTGATTCATTTACTTGGGGAAGAGCGCTTTGAAGAGCACTTCACCGTGAATTTCAACGGGCAATCAAAGCTATTTCGCCTGATGGCTTCTCCCTATTCTTTTTTACAACCCAATACTGCTCAAGCTGAAAAAATCGTGCAAAAAGCATTAAAGCTCCTCGATTTAAGGGGGGATGAGACGATTCTCGATCTCTATTCAGGCGTTGGAACAATCGGCATGGGGCTCAGCCCTTTTGCAAAAGAGATCATTGCAATTGAAATTGTTGAGCAAGCGGCACAAGATGCCAAGATCAATCACGAAATCAACAATGTCCATAATATGGTTGCATTGGACGGCGATGTTGAGACATCGCTCCGGTCGATCCACAATCAAGTCGATGTGATTGTCGTGGATCCTCCCCGTAACGGTTTAGGTCTGGTTGTGATTGAGCAAATCCTTGCGCTGGGCCCTAAAAAATTGCTCTACATCTCCTGCAACCCTCAGTCTCAACGTCAAGACTTAGAGAGCCTCTTACCTAACTATGAGCTGATTGCTTTGCAGCCTATCGATCAATTCCCTCATACGATGCATGTTGAAAATATTGCCCTCCTCATTCGGACCACTTCATTTTGA